From the Thermosynechococcus sp. genome, the window TTGATTTGAGTCAACTGCGGTACCTGATTCTCAGTCATGTCAACTCCAATCGCCTTGCCACCGTCAAGGTCTTGCTCGAAAAAGCGCCCCAGATCACTATTGTCTGCTCTAAGGCCGGAGCAGTGACCTTGCGCTCTACTCTTGGTGAGCAGTTAAATCTCTGGATTCCGCGGGCGGAAACCCCCTTGGAGTTGGGGGGCGATCGCCAACTCATGTTTATTGCCGCTGCCACACCCCGCTGGCCCGATGGCCTAATCACCGTTGATCCTCAGAATCAAATTGTGTTCAGCGACAAGCTCTTTGGTGCCCACGTCTGTGGCGATAGCCTCTACGATGAGCAGTGGAAAAAACTGGATGAGGATCGGGCCTACTACTTTGAATGTTTGCATGCAGCCCAAACTCGCCAAGTGGAAAGCATTTTGGATCGCTTGGCAGAACTGACACCGCCGCCGCGCCTCTATGCCCCCGCCCACGGCCCGATTGTCAAGTTTAGCCGTAGCCGCCTCTTTCAGGACTATCGCGACTGGTGCCAAGCCCAAACGGCACAGGACAGTAAGGTAGCGCTTTTCTATGCCTCCGCCTATGGCAATACGGCAATTCTGGCCAATGCAATCGCCCAAGGGCTAACCGCCGCCGGCGTTCAAGTGGAGGCCGTTAACTGTGAAACCACTCCCCCAGCGGAAATGCAAGCCTTGATCCACAGTAGCGACGGCTTTATCATTGGCTCGCCCACCCTAGGAGGGCACATGCCGACCCAGGTGCAGACCGCCTTGGGGTTTATCTTGGCGGAGGGCAACCAAACCAAGCTGGCAGGCGTTTTTGGTTCCTACGGTTGGAGTGGTGAAGCCATTGATGACATTGAGCAAAAGCTCCTGGATGCCGGCTATACCCTTGGCTTTGAAACCCTGCGGGTAAAGTTTACCCCCACAGCTAGTGATCTTGAAAAATGTCAAATTGCCGCCAATGAATTTGCCCAAGCCCTGAAAAAACTGCGCAAGAACCGCACTGTCCGCCCTCCCAGTCTAGCGGAGGCACAAGTGGATCGCACCGAACAGGCTGTGAATCGAGTGGTAGGTTCCCTGTGTGTTCTGACCACCCTACCTGAAGGGTGTTTTCACCTTACCCAAGCGGCAGCTATTTTGGTGTCCTCGGTCTCTCAAGCTTCTTTTCATCCCCCCGGTATCACGGTGTCCTTGCCCCAGGAATGGGCAGAAAGCCTCTGCCTAGTGGGCGATCGCTTTGTTTTGAATATCCTCAAGGAAGGCAGTCCCCTAGTGCGTCAATTCCAGCAGGCCCAACGCCTGGGTGAGCAACAGTTAGCGACCCTTGGCCTCAAAAGCGCTGAGAGTGGTGCCCCCATTTTGCTCGATGCCCTTGCCTATCTGGAGTGCACCGTCGAGTCCCGCATGAACTGTGGCAATCACTGCCTTGTCTATGCCGTGGTTGAGGGCGGAGAATTGCTGCAAAGCAGTGGCCTAACGGCAGTTCAGCATCGCAAAACTGGCAGTTAGCACAAAGGGTCTAGAAGACATTTTCAGCGGTTAATTCAGCCCCTTGTTGCTGCGCTAGCGCCGCGGGATGGGTGAGCAGGTAAAGCATCGGCAAATCTTCTTCGCGAATATGGCGCACCACCAGAGCACCAATGGCCTCTATTGTTTCCGCTGTTAGGTTCTCAGGATGCGCATGCACCTCCTCAAGCACGCCCCTCAAATGTCGCAGCAAATTTTGGTGAGCGGCACGGTGGGAAAGATAGAGGGGATGGTTGGCAGTAGCCATCAGGGTCTCTTCGTGCTGAAAGTGGCGTTCCGTTTCCCTGGCGCACGCTAGTAACTGCGGCTTGACCTGGGAAAAGGTTGCCCCCTCGGCAATCGCCGAGCGTAGCTGCTGTAACATCTCCAAGAGTGCCTGATGCTCCTGATCGATTTTCGCCAAGCCAGAGACAAACGCCCCCTGCCATGCCAGCCCATCCATGAATGAACCCTCCAGACTGCAACGGGAAAAGGTATTTTGACCTATGGCCTTCAGCCTAGCAGTCCCCCATCGCAGTAGGTAGGCACTGTTACAAACCGTAGCGGACTAGCGCTTTTGGGCTAAGCAGGCTTAACCACTACCCAATACTTACTCATAAAATGGTGCTGCACCTCTTTGACCACCAGACCGGCCTTTTCTAAGCGGATGTTGAGATCATCCTCGATATAGCTGCGGTAAAAGGGCTCGTGGAAAAGGTTGGCAAAGTTTTCCATCATCGGACGCTGCTCTGGGGAATCCAAGGCTTGAATCGAGTCACAGATGACAAAGATGCCTCCCGGCTGGAGAACGCGGGCGCATTCATGGATCACCTGTTGGCGCACGGGGGCGGGCAGTTCATGGAAGAGAAACACACAGG encodes:
- a CDS encoding diflavin flavoprotein; amino-acid sequence: MLTETCPRDVQVAEIAPGVLVLRSRTWDRLKFEVEYGRQQGTTSNSYLIQAPQPTLLDPPGESFTQIYLQELQQHIDLSQLRYLILSHVNSNRLATVKVLLEKAPQITIVCSKAGAVTLRSTLGEQLNLWIPRAETPLELGGDRQLMFIAAATPRWPDGLITVDPQNQIVFSDKLFGAHVCGDSLYDEQWKKLDEDRAYYFECLHAAQTRQVESILDRLAELTPPPRLYAPAHGPIVKFSRSRLFQDYRDWCQAQTAQDSKVALFYASAYGNTAILANAIAQGLTAAGVQVEAVNCETTPPAEMQALIHSSDGFIIGSPTLGGHMPTQVQTALGFILAEGNQTKLAGVFGSYGWSGEAIDDIEQKLLDAGYTLGFETLRVKFTPTASDLEKCQIAANEFAQALKKLRKNRTVRPPSLAEAQVDRTEQAVNRVVGSLCVLTTLPEGCFHLTQAAAILVSSVSQASFHPPGITVSLPQEWAESLCLVGDRFVLNILKEGSPLVRQFQQAQRLGEQQLATLGLKSAESGAPILLDALAYLECTVESRMNCGNHCLVYAVVEGGELLQSSGLTAVQHRKTGS
- a CDS encoding hemerythrin family protein, with translation MDGLAWQGAFVSGLAKIDQEHQALLEMLQQLRSAIAEGATFSQVKPQLLACARETERHFQHEETLMATANHPLYLSHRAAHQNLLRHLRGVLEEVHAHPENLTAETIEAIGALVVRHIREEDLPMLYLLTHPAALAQQQGAELTAENVF